One window from the genome of Pseudoliparis swirei isolate HS2019 ecotype Mariana Trench chromosome 24, NWPU_hadal_v1, whole genome shotgun sequence encodes:
- the keap1b gene encoding kelch-like ECH-associated protein 1B has protein sequence MTECLTEYKALVTPSTRNGHRVFSYTLESHTAAAFAIMNELRLERQLCDVRLRVRYKDLEAVDFVAHKVVLASSSPVFRAMFTNGLRECGMELVPIEGIHPRVMDRLIEFAYTASISVGEKCVIHVMNGAVMYQIDSVVKACCDFLVQQLDPSNAIGIANFAEQISCMELHQRAREYIYMNFSQVATQEEFFNLSHCQLVTLISRDELNVRCESEVFQACVAWVRYDRENRRPYVQALLQAVRCHSLTPNFLQAQLQSLDWDPQCKDYLAQIFQDLTLHKPNKAISWRTPKVPQLIYTAGGYFRQSLSYLEAYNPCTGAWLRLADLQVPRSGLAACVISGLFYAVGGRNNAPDGNMDSNALDCFNPMNNCWLPCAPMSVPRNRIGVGVIDCMIYAVGGSHGCIHHNSVERYDPERDQWQLVAPMLTQRIGVGVAVITRLLYAVGGFDGNNRLRSCECYNPEKDEWNPMAPMNTVRSGAGICSLGNLIFVMGGYDGTNQLNTVERYDVETDTWSFSAAMRHRRSALGVTALHGRIYVMGGYDGDTFLDSVECYDPEKDTWSEVTHMMSGRSGVGVAVTMEPCQKELPPSQKSERESGASSPGYQSASSSFSTYSGHRQDGPFGKGA, from the exons ATGACAGAATGCCTGACAGAATACAAAGCGCTGGTGACTCCGTCCACGCGCAACGGCCACCGCGTCTTCAGCTACACGCTCGAGAGCCACACGGCGGCTGCCTTCGCCATCATgaacgagctgcgtctggagCGGCAGCTGTGCGACGTCAGGCTGCGCGTGCGCTACAAGGACCTGGAGGCGGTGGACTTTGTGGCCCACAAGGTGGTGCTGGCCTCCTCGTCCCCGGTCTTCAGGGCCATGTTCACCAACGGACTGAGGGAGTGCGGTATGGAGCTGGTGCCCATCGAGGGGATCCACCCCAGG GTTATGGACCGACTGATCGAGTTCGCCTACACGGCCAGCATCTCTGTTGGGGAGAAGTGTGTGATCCATGTGATGAACGGCGCCGTCATGTACCAGATAGACAGCGTGGTCAAGGCCTGCTGCGATTTCCTCGTCCAGCAGCTCGACCCCAGCAACGCCATCGGCATCGCCAACTTTGCTGAGCAGATTTCCTGCATGGAGCTCCACCAGAGGGCCCGCGAATACATCTACATGAACTTCAGCCAG GTGGCAACCCAGGAGGAGTTCTTCAACTTGTCCCACTGCCAGCTGGTCACCCTCATCAGCCGAGACGAACTCAATGTGCGCTGCGAGTCCGAAGTCTTCCAGGCATGCGTGGCATGGGTGCGCTACGACCGGGAAAACCGGCGGCCGTACGTCCAGGCGCTACTTCAGGCTGTCCGCTGCCACTCCCTCACCCCCAACTTCCTGCAGGCCCAGCTCCAGTCTCTGGACTGGGATCCCCAGTGTAAAGACTACCTGGCCCAGATCTTCCAGGACCTCACCCTCCACAAGCCCAACAAAGCCATCTCTTGGAGAACACCCAAGGTGCCGCAGCTCATCTACACAGCCGGAGGTTATTTCCGTCAGTCTCTCAGCTACCTGGAGGCGTACAACCCCTGCACGGGAGCCTGGCTGCGACTGGCTGACTTGCAGGTACCTCGCAGTGGCCTCGCAGCCTGTGTGATCAGTGGGCTTTTCTACGCTGTGGGCGGAAGGAACAACGCGCCCGATGGCAACATGGACTCGAATGCATTGGACTGCTTCAATCCTATGAACAACTGCTGGCTGCCATGTGCACCCATGAGCGTACCGAGGAACAGAATCGGAGTTGGTGTCATCGATTGCATGATATATGCAGTTGGTGGATCGCATGGGTGCATTCATCACAATAGCGTTGAAAG GTATGATCCAGAAAGGGACCAGTGGCAGCTGGTCGCCCCCATGTTGACGCAGCGCATTGGTGTCGGTGTAGCTGTCATCACCCGGCTGCTCTATGCCGTGGGGGGGTTCGACGGGAACAACCGGCTCCGCTCCTGTGAGTGCTACAACCCTGAGAAGGACGAGTGGAACCCCATGGCCCCCATGAACACCGTGCGCTCGGGAGCTG GTATTTGCTCTCTGGGGAATCTCATCTTTGTGATGGGCGGCTACGATGGGACCAACCAGCTGAACACAGTGGAGCGCTATGATGTGGAAACTGATACATGGAGCTTTTCTGCCGCCATGAGGCACCGGCGCAGTGCTCTGGGTGTAACTGCATTACATGGACGCATCTATGTAATGG GAGGTTACGATGGCGACACTTTCCTGGACAGCGTGGAGTGCTATGACCCCGAGAAGGACACCTGGTCGGAGGTGACGCACATGATGTCGGGGAGGAGCGGCGTCGGCGTGGCCGTTACCATGGAGCCGTGCCAGAAGGAGCTTCCACCGTCTCAGAAGTCCGAGCGGGAGAGCGGCGCGTCGTCACCAGGATATCAGTCGGCCAGCTCCAGTTTCAGCACGTACAGCGGCCATCGGCAGGACGGGCCCTTCGGCAAAGGAGCATGA
- the s1pr5b gene encoding sphingosine 1-phosphate receptor 5b, producing MEASSFAHAGTPPSTPMFTTSPIASTPGYLQFFWEYQDNSVLVQHYNYTGKLQKDRYREGLKPEGIAFLVVCLLIVLENAVVLIAIWRNKKFHLPMYYLLGNLTLSDLLAGITYMTNIIMSGANTLKLTPLLWFVREGGVFITLAASIISLLAIAIERHVTMVTMRPYHGAKRGRMLALIGASWALAGFLGVLPILGWNCIRRLDQCSTVLPLYAKSYILCCVSVFSAVLLAIVVLYARVFRIVRTNTQRQRLGLSGSVRKGLARKSEKYIALLKTVTIVLGVFIACWLPLFVLLLLDFFCPTRSCRLLYKADYFLGVAMVNSLLNPIIYTLTSKDMRRAILRLLCRPCLMTRDGQVKKIGMPFLECSFSKSEVASQKLEGGMETTISSGNVITTPSPIKALYPKLFKS from the coding sequence ATGGAGGCTTCAAGTTTTGCTCACGCCGGGACTCCCCCCTCTACGCCCATGTTCACCACCTCCCCCATTGCCTCTACTCCCGGCTACTTGCAGTTCTTCTGGGAGTACCAGGACAACTCGGTCCTGGTGCAGCACTACAACTACACCGGCAAACTGCAGAAAGACCGCTACCGCGAAGGACTCAAGCCTGAGGGCATTGCGTTCCTGGTGGTGTGTCTCCTCATCGTCCTGGAGAACGCTGTGGTTCTCATCGCCATTTGGAGGAACAAGAAGTTCCACCTGCCCATGTATTACCTGCTGGGCAACCTGACTCTCTCTGATCTGCTGGCAGGGATTACATATATGACCAACATCATCATGTCCGGAGCCAATACTTTGAAACTGACGCCGTTGCTATGGTTCgtcagggagggaggggtcTTCATCACTCTGGCTGCCTCTATTATTAGTCTGCTGGCCATTGCAATTGAACGCCATGTTACTATGGTGACCATGAGGCCATACCACGGGGCGAAGCGGGGACGGATGTTGGCACTGATTGGCGCAAGTTGGGCGTTGGCAGGATTTTTAGGGGTTCTCCCGATTTTGGGGTGGAACTGCATCCGCAGACTGGACCAGTGTTCAACAGTCCTCCCGCTTTACGCCAAGAGCTACATCCTGTGCTGCGTGTCTGTGTTCAGCGCGGTGCTCCTGGCCATCGTGGTCCTCTACGCCAGAGTTTTCCGTATAGTCCGCACCAACACGCAGCGCCAGCGGCTGGGCCTGTCGGGCAGTGTGAGGAAGGGCCTGGCGAGGAAGTCGGAGAAGTACATCGCCCTCCTCAAGACGGTCACCATCGTGCTCGGTGTCTTCATCGCCTGTTGGCTGcccctcttcgtcctcctcctcctggatttTTTCTGCCCCACCCGCAGCTGTCGCCTGCTCTACAAGGCCGATTACTTCCTGGGAGTAGCAATGGTCAACTCGCTCCTCAACCCCATCATCTATACTCTGACCAGtaaggacatgaggagagccATTCTGAGGCTGCTCTGTCGGCCGTGTCTGATGACCCGAGATGGCCAGGTGAAGAAGATCGGGATGCCATTCTTGGAGTGCAGTTTTAGTAAATCTGAGGTGGCATCCCAGAAGTTAGAGGGGGGAATGGAGACGACCATTTCCTCTGGGAACGTTATCACCACCCCATCACCTATCAAGGCCCTTTACCCCAAACTCTTCAAGTCATAA